From Lewinellaceae bacterium:
TATGCGCTCTTTTAACAATTGATCGTATGGCTTGCCCGCAACCGATTGGAGCACGTCTCCCGAAAGGCTGAAGGCCACATTTTGGTAGTTGTGGCAAACGCCTGCCGGATGCGATGGCTCCACTTCCCGCAGCATCTCCAGGATAGCCGGGTAGGCCATGCCCATATTCAGAAGGTTGGAATAGGTATGGCGGGGCAGGCCGCTGGTATGGCTCAGAACGTGCCGCAGTTGCAGGGCATGGGTTTGCGCTTCGGACTTCAGGCGGAGGCCGGGCACATGCTTGTAAACAGGTTCATCCCAGCTCAACAACCCTTCTTTGACCACCATGGCGGAAAGCAAGCCGGCAAAGCCTTTGGACAGCGAGGCGATGCGAAATACAGTGTGCAGGGTAACTGGTTCGCCGGAGGCTGCCGAGCGCAGGCCGTAGGACCGGATCAGGGCGATGGCGCTGTCCTTGACAACCGCAACGGCAGCTCCGGGCACGCCTTCTTCCCGAAGCTGCTGATGAAGGTATGATTCATAATCCCGGATAAATTGGCTGAAAGCGGGGTCCAGCAGAGCCCTCTTTTGTTCTACTTTGTCCTTCAGCATAGCGGCTCCCAGCCAGGAAGGCCGGGCCTGTTCCCGCAGCACAAAACCCAGGGCGATGATGACGAACAGGACCAGAGGGTACTTTTTATCCATAGCTCCCGATTGAAATATTCACAATTTTAATGCCTTTCTTCAAAAAATCAAATTATCGCGCAATGACATCCAGGCGATAGTTCTCACAAACTATTTTATACACCCCGTCGTTAAACTGTAGGCAGTTATTATTTCCAGGATATTTATTAACTTGTACCAACGAGGATATACTAAAACTATTGTCTATGCCCAAGATATACAAGGCTCTTCTACTTTCCATTCTTGTGGCGGGCAGTGCCTCCCAGGCATTAGCTACTCACAACCGCGCCGGAGAAATCACAGTAACTCAGGTAGGCGACTGCGTTACCAGCCTTACCGTTGAGGCAACCATAACGACCTACACCAAGGCCAGCAGCCGCCCTGCCGACCGCGACACGCTCACCATCTGCTGGGGAGACGGCACCTGCCAGCGGGTGCCCCGGTTCAACGGGCCGGGCAGCCCGCCCCAGGGCGTGGTGCTGGAAAATGACACCAAGCGAAACCTCTACATTGCCCAGCATACCTACCCGTCCCGGGGCACTTACGTGCTTTCCATGACCGACCCCAACCGGAATGGAGGCATCCTGAACGTCAA
This genomic window contains:
- a CDS encoding beta-lactamase family protein translates to MDKKYPLVLFVIIALGFVLREQARPSWLGAAMLKDKVEQKRALLDPAFSQFIRDYESYLHQQLREEGVPGAAVAVVKDSAIALIRSYGLRSAASGEPVTLHTVFRIASLSKGFAGLLSAMVVKEGLLSWDEPVYKHVPGLRLKSEAQTHALQLRHVLSHTSGLPRHTYSNLLNMGMAYPAILEMLREVEPSHPAGVCHNYQNVAFSLSGDVLQSVAGKPYDQLLKERIFEPLGLTETTATYEEMLAAGNRAMPHRRTAGGFAETEVEPNYYEVLPAAGVNSSISDMAEWLQLLLGNRQHVASEELLGQIFRPFVDIPINDRVLRNWHGLEAAHYGMGWRILKLNGGLEVIQHSGYVNGYRAEIAFSRQEKLGIVLLANAPNYTVGHSIPAFFEQYQARCRLPAATANSKKEAQ